A genomic stretch from Longibacter salinarum includes:
- a CDS encoding DUF2182 domain-containing protein, translated as MSPPLTQTSVFQRDRLLILAGLFVLAILAWAYMAEMASHMSMASSTSPRQAWNAEAFGVAFGMWSVMMMGMMLPSASPMVLTFYGISRRRTDGHEMWGTALFVLGYVLVWVGYSAGAALLQGGLHAVALLTPMGASANPYFAGGLLVMAGLYQFTPLKDACMTGCRSPMGFIMAEWRPGHCGALVMGWRHGLNCAGCCWATMALMFVLGVMNLLWMAALTALCLIEKIAPGGDRFGRLAGVGFIGWGAWLVGRALL; from the coding sequence ATGTCTCCACCGTTGACACAGACCTCCGTTTTTCAAAGGGACCGCCTGCTCATTCTGGCTGGGCTCTTTGTTCTTGCTATCCTCGCGTGGGCGTACATGGCAGAAATGGCGAGCCACATGAGCATGGCGTCGTCGACCTCGCCCCGGCAGGCGTGGAACGCGGAGGCGTTCGGCGTCGCCTTCGGGATGTGGTCGGTCATGATGATGGGCATGATGCTGCCTTCGGCCTCGCCGATGGTGCTGACATTCTACGGAATCAGTCGTCGACGAACGGACGGGCATGAGATGTGGGGCACGGCGCTCTTCGTGCTCGGCTACGTCCTCGTCTGGGTCGGCTACAGCGCCGGGGCCGCTCTTCTGCAGGGCGGCCTCCACGCAGTGGCGCTGCTTACGCCGATGGGGGCCAGCGCGAATCCATACTTCGCGGGCGGACTCCTCGTCATGGCTGGCCTGTATCAGTTTACGCCGCTCAAGGACGCCTGCATGACCGGCTGCCGCTCGCCGATGGGCTTTATCATGGCCGAGTGGCGACCAGGCCATTGCGGGGCGCTCGTCATGGGATGGCGCCACGGTTTGAATTGCGCCGGCTGCTGCTGGGCAACGATGGCGCTCATGTTCGTGCTCGGTGTGATGAACCTGCTCTGGATGGCTGCGCTCACCGCTCTGTGCCTGATCGAGAAGATCGCTCCCGGCGGCGACCGGTTCGGACGACTTGCGGGGGTTGGCTTCATCGGCTGGGGGGCGTGGCTCGTTGGCCGAGCGCTGCTTTGA